In Roseofilum reptotaenium CS-1145, a genomic segment contains:
- a CDS encoding asparaginase codes for MTRGKRTATLQVSLLREGITESTHCTQAVVCDDKGRVLSAAGDPETATFIRSALKPFQASAVTSSGTLERYDLSDRDLAIICSSHQGTTAQARQVFNILWRCEIEPTALQCPIPPGAQSALQHNCSGKHAGMLAVCQQRHWMKENYLRRNHPVQQLILSRVAELLRLPPDELIGVHDDCGAPTYYMQLGQMATLYAQLASGDHLDLERVVRAMTHYPEFVAGEEKFDTELMRVTQGELVSKSGAEGIQCISRIGERVGLAIKVIDGSKRAKYAAAIHVLKELGWISPMAADTLGEQFTTLGDYKRLEVSGELSLI; via the coding sequence ATGACCAGGGGAAAACGTACCGCCACCTTACAAGTCAGTCTTCTCCGGGAAGGCATTACTGAATCCACCCACTGCACCCAAGCTGTTGTTTGCGACGACAAAGGGCGAGTCCTTTCTGCTGCTGGAGATCCAGAAACTGCCACCTTCATTCGGTCTGCCCTCAAACCCTTTCAAGCCTCAGCCGTAACCAGCAGTGGAACCCTAGAACGCTACGATCTGAGCGATCGCGATTTAGCCATCATTTGCAGTTCCCATCAAGGTACAACAGCTCAAGCCAGGCAAGTCTTTAACATTCTCTGGCGTTGCGAAATTGAACCCACAGCCCTCCAATGTCCCATTCCCCCTGGCGCTCAAAGCGCCCTCCAACACAATTGTTCGGGCAAACATGCCGGTATGTTAGCCGTTTGTCAGCAACGCCATTGGATGAAAGAAAACTATTTACGCCGCAATCATCCCGTTCAACAACTCATTTTATCCAGAGTCGCCGAACTGCTCAGACTTCCTCCCGATGAACTCATCGGTGTCCATGATGACTGTGGCGCACCCACCTACTACATGCAACTGGGACAAATGGCCACCTTATATGCTCAGTTAGCCTCTGGCGATCATCTAGACTTAGAGCGAGTCGTACGAGCCATGACCCACTATCCTGAATTTGTTGCTGGGGAAGAGAAGTTTGACACCGAATTAATGCGAGTCACTCAAGGGGAACTGGTCAGTAAGTCTGGAGCCGAAGGCATCCAATGTATTAGTCGCATTGGCGAAAGGGTCGGTTTAGCCATTAAAGTTATCGACGGCAGTAAACGGGCCAAATATGCCGCTGCCATTCACGTCCTTAAAGAATTAGGCTGGATCAGCCCCATGGCTGCCGATACCCTCGGAGAGCAGTTCACGACCCTTGGAGACTATAAACGACTAGAGGTGAGCGGCGAATTGTCCCTAATTTAG
- a CDS encoding peptidylprolyl isomerase, with product MTRAIMETEKGTINLELFDQDAPNTVKNFVELSKKGFYDGLTFHRVIDNFMVQGGCPLGTGTGGPGYKIKCEINDNKHLAGTLSMAHAGPNTGGSQFFICHSPQPHLDGVHTTFGQTENMDVVNAIRKGDKIISVKIEE from the coding sequence ATGACCCGCGCCATTATGGAAACAGAAAAAGGGACAATCAACTTGGAATTATTCGACCAAGATGCCCCCAATACAGTCAAAAATTTTGTTGAATTATCCAAGAAGGGATTTTATGATGGACTGACCTTCCATCGGGTCATTGATAACTTTATGGTTCAAGGAGGCTGTCCCTTGGGAACTGGAACGGGCGGCCCAGGCTACAAAATTAAGTGCGAAATTAATGACAATAAGCATTTAGCTGGAACCTTATCCATGGCCCATGCAGGACCGAATACAGGAGGCAGTCAGTTTTTTATTTGCCATTCCCCCCAACCCCATTTAGATGGTGTCCATACCACCTTTGGTCAAACCGAAAATATGGATGTAGTGAATGCCATTCGTAAAGGCGATAAGATTATTTCGGTGAAAATTGAAGAGTAA